A DNA window from Desulfofalx alkaliphila DSM 12257 contains the following coding sequences:
- a CDS encoding ATP-binding protein, with translation MKRKIIEIDRDKCIGCGLCTNACMQGAIQLVDGKAKLVSESYCDGLGMCLPQCPVGAIQLVEKDAEAFNSDRANIKLKSENQSSVSACGCSSKQAESQSLACGCPSTLSKIIERKDKGPVAHGSQPSRLRQWPVQLHLVNPAAPYFKNANLLLSADCVMAAYGDFQEKLLKDRAIAIACPKLDNIEGYVEKLTQILVNNDIKTIVVARMEVPCCGGISTLIKQALQNSGKEIPLREVVISIDGNVK, from the coding sequence ATGAAACGCAAAATAATTGAAATCGATAGAGATAAATGTATCGGTTGCGGTCTTTGCACAAACGCCTGCATGCAAGGCGCTATCCAGTTGGTTGACGGTAAGGCGAAGTTGGTTTCAGAGTCTTACTGTGACGGTTTGGGAATGTGTTTACCCCAATGCCCGGTGGGTGCCATTCAATTGGTCGAAAAGGACGCCGAAGCTTTTAACAGCGACAGGGCTAACATTAAACTTAAAAGCGAAAACCAGAGCTCTGTCTCTGCCTGTGGCTGTTCATCTAAACAGGCTGAAAGCCAAAGCCTAGCCTGCGGATGTCCATCTACCCTGAGCAAGATAATTGAAAGGAAAGATAAGGGGCCTGTTGCCCATGGCAGTCAGCCGTCCCGCTTGCGTCAATGGCCTGTCCAGTTGCACCTGGTAAATCCGGCGGCACCCTACTTCAAAAACGCCAACCTGCTGCTAAGCGCAGACTGTGTCATGGCAGCCTATGGGGATTTTCAGGAAAAACTGTTAAAAGACCGAGCTATCGCCATTGCCTGCCCCAAGCTGGATAACATTGAGGGTTATGTGGAAAAACTGACTCAAATACTGGTGAACAACGATATTAAAACAATAGTGGTGGCCCGCATGGAAGTACCCTGCTGCGGCGGCATTTCAACCCTGATTAAACAGGCACTGCAAAATTCCGGCAAAGAGATACCGCTTAGGGAAGTGGTCATCAGCATTGACGGTAATGTAAAATGA
- a CDS encoding SLC13 family permease — protein MAEMKTSDKTSIFAANLKESGANKYAFPGFLASWAVFFAILTLVPTSETLTAEGRAAMAVMAWATTVWLTAALPLGISGLGIPLLLMLTGAMPAIPDAFRGFTQNVTFLILGCFIFAAIMQTTGLDRRIALGIVSKVKPKVGSVMRGLIGAHLVTAVLVPATNARGAVFLPIVTGLNKLFSKDDADGARARKALTMVGVGFASLASGIILMHSHMSNVIVAQTINQALDETVISWGTWAWMNWPMLGILVIMYFWVNWALKTHNIEVPGGIGEVKRQRDAMGKMTFTEYVVLIGFTVAILLWATEQIHGISMAAVTLAVLLIIFIPGLTNLTWKKVQGNTIWGTWLLLCGSLSLVNAFGQTGVNNWLASYLVGIAPAWGWVGVTLFVCIVVQILRLGIVSNVAAVTLMAPIVVALAPMLDLNTVAFTMVVLNVDSYAFILPISVTACLIAYGTEEFTFMEFVKVGAPLTLMVILYMVIVMVPWYAFCGFPIWVPMN, from the coding sequence ATGGCCGAAATGAAAACATCAGACAAAACAAGTATTTTTGCTGCCAACTTGAAAGAATCAGGGGCGAATAAGTACGCATTTCCTGGCTTTCTTGCTTCATGGGCGGTGTTCTTTGCCATTTTAACACTGGTGCCTACTTCTGAAACTCTCACCGCCGAGGGCAGGGCGGCAATGGCGGTGATGGCTTGGGCCACCACAGTATGGCTTACAGCGGCATTGCCCCTGGGTATTTCCGGTTTAGGTATTCCCCTTTTGTTGATGCTCACTGGGGCAATGCCAGCCATACCGGATGCTTTTCGTGGTTTTACCCAAAATGTTACTTTCCTTATATTGGGATGTTTTATCTTTGCAGCTATCATGCAGACCACCGGCCTAGACCGGCGTATCGCATTAGGAATTGTATCTAAGGTTAAGCCCAAAGTGGGCAGTGTAATGCGCGGGTTAATTGGAGCTCACCTTGTAACCGCGGTGCTAGTTCCAGCCACCAACGCCCGTGGGGCAGTGTTTTTACCTATTGTTACAGGTTTGAACAAACTCTTTAGTAAGGATGATGCTGACGGTGCCAGGGCCAGAAAGGCGCTCACCATGGTCGGTGTTGGTTTTGCATCCCTGGCTTCAGGTATCATTTTAATGCACAGCCACATGTCAAACGTAATTGTGGCCCAAACCATTAACCAAGCCCTGGATGAAACTGTTATCAGTTGGGGAACCTGGGCCTGGATGAACTGGCCCATGTTAGGGATACTGGTCATTATGTACTTCTGGGTAAACTGGGCCTTAAAGACTCATAATATCGAAGTGCCCGGTGGCATCGGCGAGGTTAAACGCCAAAGAGATGCAATGGGTAAAATGACTTTTACCGAGTATGTTGTATTAATTGGTTTTACTGTGGCTATCTTACTGTGGGCCACTGAGCAAATTCACGGAATCAGCATGGCTGCGGTAACGCTGGCTGTGTTACTGATAATATTTATTCCCGGTTTAACCAACCTTACCTGGAAGAAGGTACAGGGCAACACCATTTGGGGGACCTGGTTACTCTTATGTGGTTCGCTCTCGCTGGTAAATGCCTTTGGACAAACCGGTGTTAACAACTGGTTAGCCTCTTACCTAGTGGGTATTGCCCCTGCCTGGGGTTGGGTTGGAGTAACACTGTTTGTCTGTATTGTAGTACAAATTCTGCGTCTCGGTATTGTCAGTAACGTAGCTGCTGTTACACTGATGGCTCCCATTGTGGTGGCATTGGCTCCGATGTTAGACTTGAACACTGTAGCCTTTACCATGGTGGTACTAAACGTAGACAGCTACGCCTTTATTCTACCCATATCGGTTACCGCTTGTCTTATTGCATATGGAACAGAAGAATTCACCTTTATGGAGTTTGTAAAAGTGGGGGCTCCCCTTACTTTAATGGTTATCCTGTACATGGTGATTGTTATGGTACCCTGGTACGCATTCTGTGGATTCCCCATTTGGGTACCGATGAACTAA
- the thiE gene encoding thiamine phosphate synthase: MLNTDLYAITAEEYSLGRSNIEVVEQMVEAGIKIIQYREKEKKKLYKYQECLKIREITRKAGVTFIVNDDIDLALAVKADGVHIGQEDLPIEQVRKLVGKEMIIGLSTHSPEQAQDAVRRGADYIGVGPIFATKTKKDVCDPVGLEYLDYVVKNIKLPFVAIGGIKEHNIAEVKKRGAKCICLVTEIVGAKDIGAKIAALRENIK, translated from the coding sequence ATGCTAAACACAGACCTATACGCCATCACCGCTGAAGAATATTCATTGGGACGTTCTAACATTGAAGTGGTGGAACAAATGGTGGAGGCAGGTATAAAGATAATCCAATATCGGGAAAAGGAAAAAAAGAAACTTTATAAATACCAAGAGTGCTTGAAAATACGGGAAATCACCCGTAAGGCAGGGGTTACTTTTATTGTCAACGATGATATTGACCTGGCCCTGGCCGTTAAGGCAGACGGGGTACATATAGGCCAAGAGGATCTGCCCATAGAGCAGGTGCGCAAACTGGTGGGCAAAGAAATGATTATAGGCCTTTCTACCCATTCACCGGAGCAGGCACAGGATGCTGTTCGCCGGGGCGCAGACTATATTGGTGTAGGGCCGATATTTGCCACTAAAACAAAAAAAGATGTGTGCGATCCGGTGGGCTTAGAATACCTTGATTACGTAGTAAAGAATATTAAACTGCCCTTTGTGGCCATTGGGGGCATTAAAGAACACAATATAGCGGAAGTTAAAAAAAGAGGCGCCAAATGTATCTGCCTGGTGACAGAAATAGTGGGCGCCAAAGATATAGGTGCGAAAATAGCAGCTCTAAGGGAAAACATAAAGTAA
- the thiF gene encoding sulfur carrier protein ThiS adenylyltransferase ThiF, translated as MNQFEQALEHYMGKENLQKIQQVTVGIAGAGGLGSNCAQYLVRSGFKNLVLVDYDRVEDTNLNRQFFFLHQVGRPKVKALEENLLKINPHLNIVAMVERLTPDNMGQIFQPCQVVVEAFDDPVCKRQMVEIFMHSDKLLVAASGLAGWGNSDDIKVRRVKANFYLVGDQVSAVSETKPPVAPRVNIVAAKQADVVLDYVLMGRCENTEGGGPNAKHRPIRHHR; from the coding sequence GTGAATCAGTTTGAACAAGCACTTGAGCATTATATGGGAAAGGAAAACCTACAAAAAATTCAACAGGTGACGGTGGGCATTGCCGGAGCCGGGGGCCTGGGCTCTAACTGTGCCCAGTATTTAGTGCGCAGCGGCTTTAAAAACCTGGTATTGGTGGACTATGATCGGGTAGAGGATACTAACCTAAACAGGCAGTTTTTCTTTTTGCACCAGGTTGGCCGGCCTAAGGTGAAGGCGCTGGAAGAAAACCTGTTAAAGATTAATCCCCACCTGAATATTGTTGCCATGGTGGAACGACTGACCCCCGACAACATGGGGCAAATATTTCAACCCTGTCAGGTGGTGGTTGAGGCCTTTGACGACCCCGTTTGTAAGCGCCAAATGGTGGAAATCTTTATGCACTCTGACAAACTGCTGGTGGCAGCCTCGGGTCTGGCCGGTTGGGGAAACTCTGACGATATTAAGGTGCGCCGGGTAAAGGCAAACTTTTACCTGGTGGGTGACCAGGTGTCGGCAGTATCAGAAACCAAGCCACCGGTGGCCCCCAGGGTAAACATAGTGGCGGCCAAACAGGCAGATGTGGTACTTGATTACGTGCTAATGGGCAGGTGTGAAAATACTGAGGGAGGTGGGCCCAATGCTAAACACAGACCTATACGCCATCACCGCTGA
- a CDS encoding 4Fe-4S binding protein — protein MPPVINKEKCTGCGKCEEICPGDLMEVDESTKVAFCRDTRDCWDCMACTKECSSGAIETRIPYQLGYYPAKLIPKKRAKEIEWTCIDIYGKEEKFIVKTHNK, from the coding sequence ATGCCACCGGTAATTAATAAAGAGAAATGTACTGGTTGTGGAAAGTGTGAAGAGATTTGTCCTGGCGACTTGATGGAAGTGGATGAATCCACCAAGGTAGCCTTCTGCCGGGACACCAGAGACTGCTGGGACTGCATGGCCTGCACAAAGGAGTGCTCCTCAGGAGCCATTGAAACCCGCATTCCCTATCAGTTGGGTTACTACCCGGCTAAACTGATACCTAAAAAGCGGGCAAAGGAAATTGAATGGACCTGCATAGACATCTATGGTAAGGAAGAAAAGTTTATTGTAAAGACCCATAACAAGTAA
- a CDS encoding thiazole synthase, with translation MPNNDKLIIGGQEIGNRFFTGTGKHASNAIIPQIVEHSGIEVITVALRRVDLSSPQENILNYIPKQVKLLPNTSGARNAQEAVRIARLARATGCGNWIKIEVISDNKYLLPDNYETVKATEILAKEGFVVLPYVSPDLMVAKALVDAGAAAVMPLGAPIGTNKGLQTKELIRILIDEIKLPIIVDAGIGRPSEAAEAMEMGAAAVLANTAVATAKDPVLMARAFCQAVEAGRKAYLAGLGPTRDVADASSPLTGFLD, from the coding sequence ATGCCTAACAATGATAAATTAATTATCGGTGGCCAGGAGATTGGCAACCGCTTTTTTACCGGCACCGGTAAACACGCCAGCAATGCAATTATTCCGCAAATAGTTGAACATTCGGGTATTGAGGTAATTACTGTGGCACTGCGCAGGGTGGACCTAAGCTCACCGCAGGAAAATATATTGAATTATATACCAAAGCAGGTAAAACTGCTGCCCAACACCTCCGGGGCCAGAAATGCCCAAGAGGCGGTGCGCATAGCCAGGCTGGCCCGGGCCACCGGCTGCGGCAATTGGATAAAGATAGAAGTAATTTCAGACAACAAATACCTGCTGCCCGATAACTACGAAACGGTAAAAGCCACCGAAATACTGGCCAAGGAAGGCTTTGTGGTCCTGCCCTATGTAAGCCCTGACTTGATGGTGGCCAAAGCCTTGGTCGATGCAGGTGCTGCGGCAGTGATGCCCTTGGGGGCGCCCATAGGCACCAACAAAGGATTACAAACCAAAGAATTAATCAGAATTTTAATAGATGAGATTAAACTCCCTATTATAGTGGATGCCGGCATTGGCCGGCCCTCCGAGGCCGCAGAGGCAATGGAAATGGGAGCCGCTGCGGTGCTGGCCAACACAGCGGTGGCAACGGCCAAAGACCCGGTCTTGATGGCCCGGGCCTTCTGCCAGGCGGTGGAGGCCGGTCGCAAGGCCTACCTGGCAGGTTTAGGGCCCACAAGGGATGTGGCCGATGCCAGTTCGCCGCTTACAGGTTTTTTAGACTGA
- the thiS gene encoding sulfur carrier protein ThiS, producing the protein MQITVNGQKESLAGKVTLLSFLEAKDIDLNTVVVEYNFNIIPKEQWGDITLQEGDNLEVLHFVGGG; encoded by the coding sequence TTGCAGATAACCGTTAACGGACAAAAGGAAAGTTTGGCCGGTAAAGTAACGCTGCTAAGTTTTTTAGAAGCTAAAGATATAGACCTAAATACAGTGGTGGTGGAATATAACTTTAACATTATCCCTAAGGAACAGTGGGGCGATATTACACTGCAAGAGGGAGACAACTTAGAAGTGCTTCACTTTGTGGGAGGGGGTTAA
- the thiD gene encoding bifunctional hydroxymethylpyrimidine kinase/phosphomethylpyrimidine kinase, giving the protein MKNTIYTALTIAGSDSGGGAGIQADLKAFAANGVYGASVITAVTAQNTQGVRGIAELQPEFVVLQMEAVLEDIKIDAIKIGMLSNAEIIKSVAKVLTAYPHIPVVLDPVMVAKSGDHLLQPQARQALIDHLLPLSDVVTPNLPEAAAIVDFEVGTVEEMKKAAQTIRAMGAKHVLVKGGHLPGDAIDLLYDGHKFTPFTAKRLTNNNTHGTGCTYSSAIAANLAKGLAVKDAVAQAKEYITGAIEHAFPLGKGIGPTHHFYKIYQ; this is encoded by the coding sequence ATGAAAAACACCATTTACACCGCCCTCACCATAGCCGGTTCAGACTCCGGCGGAGGTGCAGGAATTCAGGCAGACTTAAAAGCCTTTGCCGCCAACGGAGTATACGGCGCCTCTGTAATCACTGCAGTAACCGCCCAAAACACCCAAGGAGTAAGAGGAATTGCGGAGTTGCAACCTGAATTTGTTGTGCTGCAAATGGAGGCAGTGCTTGAAGACATTAAAATAGACGCAATAAAAATTGGCATGCTCTCCAATGCCGAAATCATTAAATCCGTGGCCAAGGTGCTAACAGCTTACCCCCATATACCGGTGGTGCTGGACCCGGTTATGGTGGCTAAAAGCGGAGACCATTTATTGCAGCCCCAAGCCCGCCAGGCACTAATTGACCACTTACTGCCTTTATCCGATGTGGTTACCCCCAACCTGCCTGAAGCTGCTGCCATTGTGGACTTTGAGGTGGGTACTGTAGAGGAAATGAAAAAGGCCGCCCAAACCATAAGAGCAATGGGTGCAAAACATGTGCTGGTTAAAGGCGGGCATTTACCCGGCGACGCCATCGATTTGCTTTATGACGGACATAAATTTACCCCCTTTACCGCAAAGCGGCTAACCAACAATAACACCCACGGCACCGGTTGCACATATTCCTCCGCAATTGCCGCCAACCTGGCCAAGGGCTTGGCCGTCAAGGATGCGGTGGCCCAAGCCAAGGAATACATCACCGGCGCCATAGAGCACGCCTTCCCGCTGGGCAAGGGCATCGGCCCCACCCATCATTTTTATAAAATATATCAGTAA
- the mgtE gene encoding magnesium transporter yields MVKLNHENRQEYTDYILQLLTDKNRSKFREYFLELHPTDQVEIFELLEEETRQLVYSYLTPDEMGDVFQGLEFENQKAYILEMDRAYAVEILNILPSDEAADFLGKLDDSTVKDFLGKMDKEEAQEVKELLAYPEETAGAIMTTEYVVTSVSEKVDSVMQRLRREGPNAETIYYLYVIDKNEKLVGVLSLRDLIIAQLEQQVEDIMSSQVVSVTVLTDQEEVANTIKNYDLLAVPVTDDQGRLVGIVTVDDVIDVLEDEATEDFGEISAVKGAVDLEIGALEASRKRLPWLVLLLFIGMFTARIIGSFEATLEEAAMLAFFIPLIAGMAGNTGIQSLAVVVRGLTLGKFDKDGVIHLIKRETLTGLIMGLVCGAIVALISQIITHGNLVIGFIIGVSLFCTLIVATLAGAIIPLIINRLKIDPAVASGPFITTINDILGLMIYFSIATALLQYL; encoded by the coding sequence ATGGTGAAGTTAAATCACGAAAATCGTCAAGAATATACCGATTATATTCTTCAGTTATTAACAGATAAGAATCGCAGCAAGTTCAGAGAATATTTTTTGGAACTGCACCCCACTGACCAGGTAGAAATATTTGAACTGCTGGAAGAGGAAACAAGACAGCTGGTTTACAGCTATCTAACACCCGATGAAATGGGGGATGTTTTCCAGGGGCTGGAGTTTGAAAATCAAAAGGCATACATCCTGGAAATGGATCGGGCTTACGCGGTGGAAATATTAAATATCTTGCCCTCTGACGAGGCTGCAGATTTTTTAGGTAAGTTAGATGATTCCACTGTCAAAGATTTTCTGGGCAAAATGGATAAGGAAGAAGCCCAGGAAGTAAAAGAACTATTGGCTTACCCCGAAGAAACAGCCGGTGCCATTATGACCACAGAATATGTGGTCACCTCCGTATCGGAAAAGGTAGATTCGGTAATGCAGCGCCTGCGCCGGGAAGGGCCAAACGCTGAAACCATCTATTATTTGTATGTGATTGATAAAAATGAAAAGCTGGTGGGCGTACTTTCACTGCGGGATTTAATTATTGCCCAACTTGAACAACAGGTAGAAGATATAATGAGTTCTCAGGTGGTGTCTGTAACGGTATTAACCGACCAGGAAGAAGTGGCCAACACCATTAAAAATTATGACTTACTGGCCGTACCCGTTACCGATGACCAGGGCAGGCTGGTGGGGATTGTTACAGTGGACGACGTCATTGACGTGCTGGAAGATGAAGCCACCGAGGACTTTGGAGAGATTTCTGCCGTAAAGGGTGCTGTGGATTTGGAAATCGGCGCCTTGGAAGCATCAAGAAAACGTTTGCCCTGGCTGGTTTTGCTCTTGTTCATCGGTATGTTTACCGCCAGAATTATTGGCAGTTTCGAAGCCACCTTAGAGGAAGCGGCCATGTTGGCCTTTTTTATCCCGCTAATTGCCGGTATGGCAGGGAATACCGGAATTCAGTCATTGGCTGTGGTGGTAAGGGGTTTGACACTGGGTAAGTTTGATAAGGACGGAGTAATCCACCTTATTAAGCGGGAAACATTAACGGGCTTAATTATGGGCCTGGTATGCGGGGCAATTGTCGCCCTTATTTCACAGATAATTACCCATGGTAACTTGGTGATTGGTTTTATTATCGGGGTTTCGCTATTTTGCACCTTAATTGTGGCCACGCTGGCCGGCGCCATAATACCGCTAATCATTAACCGTTTAAAGATTGACCCGGCGGTGGCCTCGGGCCCCTTCATCACCACCATCAATGATATTTTAGGATTGATGATTTATTTTTCCATTGCAACGGCTTTGTTGCAGTATTTATAA
- a CDS encoding Crp/Fnr family transcriptional regulator, which yields MLSVELSEEERDYLASKGTNVKFPKGQIIFTSGQRTNEVYFIQRGWVKIYRTVSDGRQVSVGLRFAGDVIGLAELFSGHERKCSAEAMDDVSLVIIWGDEFKKMLAENYDFNVKIMQLLGNRLREAQNTVHDFISNQVQGRLALIIKEMALRSGIPSEDIVHVRLKVTQNELACMIGAARQTVSTLLNLFKEDGCIKYKGRDIVAVNIKKLDSWIE from the coding sequence ATGTTGTCTGTTGAGTTATCAGAGGAAGAAAGGGACTACTTGGCATCAAAGGGCACAAATGTAAAATTCCCCAAAGGGCAAATAATATTTACATCGGGTCAGCGAACCAATGAGGTTTACTTTATCCAGAGGGGATGGGTGAAAATTTACCGCACCGTAAGTGACGGTCGCCAGGTATCTGTTGGTTTGCGTTTTGCCGGAGATGTCATTGGATTAGCCGAACTTTTTAGCGGCCATGAGCGGAAATGCAGTGCAGAAGCCATGGATGACGTTTCGCTGGTGATAATTTGGGGTGATGAATTTAAAAAAATGCTGGCCGAAAACTATGATTTTAACGTCAAAATCATGCAGCTTTTGGGTAATAGGCTGCGGGAGGCGCAAAACACCGTCCATGACTTTATTAGCAACCAGGTGCAGGGTCGGTTGGCGCTGATAATTAAAGAGATGGCTTTGCGTTCCGGTATCCCCAGTGAAGATATTGTACACGTGCGCCTAAAGGTTACCCAGAATGAGCTGGCCTGTATGATAGGGGCTGCCAGACAAACAGTGTCAACACTGCTTAATCTATTTAAAGAAGATGGCTGTATTAAGTACAAAGGAAGAGATATTGTGGCTGTCAATATTAAAAAACTGGATAGTTGGATAGAGTGA
- a CDS encoding adenylyl-sulfate reductase subunit alpha translates to MPRAKLPNSVDKIEEVRIETDLLIIGAGNAGCFAAIEAKRVNPDLKVTLMEKAHIDRSGCLAGGMDAINTYIKKGRTIEDFVRWSRSQAGGLLREDLTITMAEELNRPIEEWEEWGMPIKYEEDGEEYKTRGKWDITISGSEMKVILAEKTREYGCEILNRVVATNYIKAGEKVVGAIGFGVRDGKVYVIKAKATIIATGGAAGLYKPYQNDGNDSHHQLWYCPFNVGTGYAMGIRAGAEMTTFEMRWCATRTKDFNGPIDTISVGYKTPMINCKGEEILKTHYAHLGGDAAPRFIRANAPMDEWREGRGPCFVDTRHMTDEQIYDMKYDYLNERPSYVLFLASRAQDLKKDPIEIYGSDPYIVGGHTASGYWVDVKRSTTLPGLYACGDVAGGTPNKFVGGCAAEGLLAARAAAEYAAGVDKVEVDEEQIAKEKERIFAPGFRQQEVGDGVKPREMEERLQRLMDEYAGGVHQFFRMNREGLEYALRHLNLMKEQVKYLVAEDLHELMAAHEVIDRLVVAETLVHHLLYREETRWPGWQTRADFPEKNDEKFDCFVNSRYNPETGEIEMFTRPYEQIIPGDRLKP, encoded by the coding sequence ATGCCTAGAGCCAAATTGCCAAACAGTGTAGACAAAATTGAAGAGGTCCGTATAGAAACCGACCTGCTAATTATCGGTGCCGGCAACGCCGGATGTTTTGCGGCAATTGAAGCAAAACGAGTAAACCCTGACTTGAAAGTAACGTTAATGGAAAAGGCCCATATTGACCGCAGTGGTTGCCTGGCCGGTGGGATGGACGCCATAAACACCTATATTAAAAAGGGACGTACCATTGAAGACTTTGTGCGCTGGAGCCGTTCCCAGGCCGGCGGACTGCTGCGTGAGGATCTCACCATTACAATGGCCGAAGAATTAAACAGGCCCATTGAAGAATGGGAAGAGTGGGGTATGCCCATTAAGTACGAAGAAGACGGTGAAGAGTATAAAACCCGCGGCAAGTGGGATATCACCATCAGCGGCTCAGAGATGAAAGTTATTTTAGCCGAAAAAACCAGAGAATACGGCTGTGAAATCTTAAACCGGGTGGTGGCCACCAATTATATCAAAGCCGGTGAAAAAGTAGTCGGTGCCATTGGTTTCGGAGTAAGGGACGGTAAGGTTTACGTTATCAAAGCCAAAGCCACCATCATTGCCACCGGCGGTGCAGCGGGCTTGTATAAACCCTACCAAAACGACGGCAACGACAGCCACCACCAACTGTGGTACTGCCCCTTTAATGTGGGTACCGGTTATGCCATGGGTATTAGGGCCGGCGCCGAGATGACTACCTTTGAAATGCGCTGGTGTGCCACACGCACTAAAGACTTTAACGGCCCCATTGATACCATTTCGGTGGGTTACAAAACCCCGATGATAAACTGCAAGGGGGAAGAAATTTTAAAAACCCACTATGCTCATCTAGGTGGGGACGCAGCGCCACGTTTCATCAGGGCAAACGCACCGATGGATGAATGGCGAGAAGGCCGTGGGCCTTGCTTTGTGGACACCCGCCATATGACTGATGAACAAATATACGATATGAAGTATGACTACTTGAATGAGCGCCCCAGCTACGTGCTCTTTTTGGCCAGTAGGGCCCAAGATCTTAAGAAAGATCCCATTGAAATATACGGCTCTGACCCCTACATCGTGGGCGGCCACACTGCCAGCGGCTATTGGGTAGACGTAAAAAGAAGCACCACACTGCCGGGCTTATACGCCTGCGGTGATGTGGCCGGTGGTACCCCCAACAAATTTGTGGGTGGTTGTGCCGCCGAAGGTTTACTGGCAGCCCGGGCTGCGGCAGAATACGCTGCCGGTGTAGATAAAGTAGAAGTGGATGAAGAACAAATTGCTAAGGAAAAGGAAAGGATTTTTGCCCCCGGTTTCCGCCAGCAAGAAGTGGGTGACGGTGTAAAGCCCCGGGAGATGGAAGAACGCCTGCAGCGGTTGATGGATGAGTATGCCGGCGGTGTACACCAGTTTTTCCGCATGAATAGAGAAGGTTTAGAGTATGCCCTGCGCCACTTGAACTTGATGAAAGAACAAGTTAAATATTTGGTGGCCGAGGACTTGCACGAATTAATGGCAGCCCATGAGGTAATTGACCGTTTGGTGGTGGCCGAAACCCTGGTGCATCACCTGCTGTACCGCGAAGAAACCCGCTGGCCGGGCTGGCAGACAAGGGCAGACTTCCCCGAGAAGAACGATGAGAAGTTTGATTGCTTTGTAAACTCCCGGTACAATCCGGAAACCGGTGAGATTGAAATGTTTACGCGCCCCTACGAGCAGATAATACCCGGCGACAGATTAAAGCCTTAA
- the thiH gene encoding 2-iminoacetate synthase ThiH translates to MSFYDIYQEAKNIDFEQHWQSVTDNDILRILTKERLDAADYLTLLSPRAADFLEPMAQRAHRLTVQHFGHTMLLYTPMYLANHCANHCLYCSFSALNKLKRKKLSLAQVEEEAKAIAATGLKHILILTGESPAHSPVSYIADCVGVLKKYFDSISIEVYPLSTEEYAQLVAVGVDGLTIYQEVYDEEMYKHLHPRGPKRDYRYRLDAPERGCKAKMRTVNVGALLGLEDWRKEAFFTGLHADYLQNKYLDTEIGISVPRIRPNVGGFSPKVDVTDRHLVQIILAYRLFMPRAGIAVSTRERAELRNHLIKLGVTKMSAGVTTEVGGHSEKDSAEGTGQFEISDNRGVDEIKQMLLSQGYQPVFKDWQCIDGEMPGESV, encoded by the coding sequence ATTAGTTTTTATGATATCTATCAAGAGGCAAAGAATATAGATTTTGAGCAGCACTGGCAAAGTGTTACCGACAATGATATACTGCGCATCTTGACAAAGGAGAGGCTGGATGCGGCCGATTACTTGACTCTGCTGTCGCCCAGGGCCGCTGATTTTTTAGAACCCATGGCCCAGCGGGCTCACCGTTTGACGGTGCAGCACTTTGGTCATACCATGCTGCTGTACACCCCAATGTACTTGGCCAACCACTGTGCTAATCACTGCCTGTACTGCAGTTTTAGTGCACTGAATAAATTAAAGCGAAAAAAACTTTCGCTGGCCCAGGTGGAAGAGGAGGCCAAGGCCATTGCCGCCACCGGGCTGAAACATATATTAATACTTACCGGTGAATCTCCGGCCCACAGCCCGGTATCTTATATTGCCGACTGTGTAGGGGTACTAAAAAAATACTTCGATTCCATTTCGATAGAAGTGTATCCCTTAAGCACTGAAGAGTATGCCCAACTGGTTGCAGTGGGGGTAGACGGCCTGACCATATACCAAGAGGTATATGACGAAGAGATGTATAAACACCTGCACCCCCGGGGGCCCAAAAGGGATTACCGCTACCGTTTAGATGCACCGGAACGGGGCTGCAAGGCTAAAATGCGCACCGTAAATGTGGGCGCCCTGCTGGGATTAGAAGACTGGCGCAAGGAAGCCTTTTTTACCGGTCTGCATGCAGACTACCTGCAAAACAAATATTTAGATACGGAAATTGGCATTTCTGTACCCAGAATACGCCCCAATGTTGGCGGTTTTTCCCCTAAGGTGGACGTTACCGACCGCCATTTAGTGCAAATTATACTGGCCTACCGCTTATTTATGCCCCGGGCCGGCATTGCCGTTTCCACCAGAGAGCGGGCGGAGCTGCGCAACCACCTAATAAAGTTAGGGGTGACCAAAATGTCTGCCGGTGTGACCACCGAAGTGGGCGGCCATTCAGAAAAGGATTCCGCTGAGGGTACCGGCCAGTTTGAGATATCAGATAACCGGGGAGTGGACGAAATAAAACAAATGCTGCTAAGTCAAGGCTACCAGCCGGTCTTTAAGGATTGGCAGTGTATAGACGGGGAGATGCCTGGTGAATCAGTTTGA